Proteins from one Sabethes cyaneus chromosome 2, idSabCyanKW18_F2, whole genome shotgun sequence genomic window:
- the LOC128738977 gene encoding NTF2-related export protein-like yields the protein MSLIIDSELRTKIDTACQTAKEFTKLYYETVDNKRHQMARLYMDDGLLVWNGHGATGKDKIQAYFQQLPRSEHTMNTLNADPIVDEAVPSQVTLIIQVSGYVKFLANPARPFQQTFMVTAQGDKWKIANDCYVLR from the coding sequence ATGTCGTTAATTATTGACTCGGAGCTGCGCACGAAAATCGATACCGCGTGTCAAACGGCTAAGGAATTCACCAAGTTGTACTACGAAACTGTGGATAACAAGCGTCACCAAATGGCCCGTTTGTATATGGACGATGGGCTGCTGGTTTGGAACGGACACGGCGCTACCGGAAAGGACAAGATTCAGGCATACTTCCAACAACTGCCACGATCGGAGCACACAATGAACACCCTCAATGCAGACCCGATTGTGGATGAGGCAGTGCCGTCACAGGTAACTCTCATCATCCAGGTGTCCGGCTACGTCAAGTTCCTAGCGAATCCTGCTAGACCGTTCCAGCAAACGTTTATGGTTACGGCACAGGGTGACAAATGGAAGATTGCCAACGATTGCTATGTATTAAGATAA